A window of Massilia sp. NR 4-1 genomic DNA:
ATATCTATTAGAAGGGCGGCGGCATGAGTTCTCCCCGTGTCCTGGTGGTCGATGACGAAGCGGACCTGCGCGAGCTGCTGGAAATCACCCTGGTCAAAATGGGCCTGGACGTGGACAGCGCGGAAAACCTGCAGCAGGCGCGCGGTTTTTTGACCCGGCACGAATACGCCCTGGTGCTGACCGATATGCGGCTGCCGGACGGCTTGGGCCTGGAACTGGTGCGCGAAGTCTCCGCCGCCTGCAAAAACACCCCGATCGCCGTCGTCACCGCCTTCGGCAGCGCGGAAAACGCCGTGGTGGCGCTGAAGGCGGGCGCTTTCGACTATGTCAGCAAGCCGGTGCAGCTGGACCAGCTGCGCGTGCTGGTGCAGTCGGCGCTCAAGGTCAACCAGGCGCCGCCGCCGGCCGCGCCCAGCCAGGGACCGGCGCGCAGCCGCCTGCGCGGCAATTCGGCCGTGATCCAGGCCTTGCGCGCCCAGATCGGGCGGCTGGCGCGTTCCATGGCGCCGATCGCCATCACCGGCGAATCGGGCAGCGGCAAGGAACTGGCGGCGCGCGAAATCCACGCGCAAAGCTCGCGCGCCGAGCGCCCCTTCATCGCCGTCAACTGCGGCGCCATTCCCGAAGCGCTGATGGAGGCCGAGTTTTTCGGCTACCGCAAGGGCGCTTTCACCGGCGCCTCCGACGAGCGCGACGGCTTTTTCCAGGCCGCCCACGGCGGCACCCTGATGCTGGACGAGGTGGCCGACCTGCCGCTGGCGATGCAGGTCAAGCTGCTGCGCGCCATCCAGGAGCGGCGCGTGCGCAAGATCGGCGCCACGGCCGAGGAGCCGGTCGATGTGCGCATCATCAGCGCCACCCACCAGGATCTGGCGCGTTGCGTGGAGGAGGGCAAGTTCCGCCAGGACTTGTTCTACCGGCTGAATGTGATCGAACTCAGTCTGCCGCCGCTGCGCGAACGGCTGGACGACCTGCCCGAGCTGACCGGCGCCATCCTTGAACGCCTGGGCAGTTTCGGCGGCACGCCGGTGCTGGGAGCGGGCGTGCTGGAGGCGCTGCGCGCCTATTCCTTCCCCGGCAATGTGCGCGAACTGGAAAACATCCTGGAGCGCGCCCTGGCGTTTTCCAGCGACGGCGTGATCGATGCCGCCGACCTGGCGCTCAAGGGCGCGGCGCCGGGACGCGCGGCGCCGCCACCAAACCAGATGGCCGCCTCTGATCCGCTGGTGCCGGCTGGCAGCGCGGCACCGGCCGGCCCGCATGCCGCGCCCGCTACTGCGCCCGTCCCCGTATCCACCGCCCCAGCGCCGCAGGCCGCCGCCGCGCCAGCGGCCGAGGCGCCGCCGGACGCCGCGCCGCTGGCGGCATCGCCCGCCACGCCCGCCTTGCCGCCCCCGCCGCCGCTCGACGTCCTGCCCAGCAATCTGCCCGACTACCTGGCCCAGATCGAGCGCGACATCATCCTGCGCGCCCTGGCCCAGACCCAGTTCAACCGCACCCAGGCCGCCCAGCTGCTGGGCATCAGTTTCCGCCAGCTGCGCTACCAGATGCAAAAGCTGAATATCCAGGAGCCGGAAGCCTGACTTGGGCGGCCGGAGGCGCGGATCGTCTATAATGCCGCTCCGCCGCGCGCCGGCCGCAGGTCCGGACACTGTCCGTAGACCGCCCCCGGCACGCCCGCCGCCGCCCCATTCGTGATCGTTTCGTCAATACAAAATCGCCACGGATGCGGCGCCTGGCGCCGGTTTTTGCCTACGAAAAAGGCAGCGCCGGACCGCCCTTTGGCGCAGTGTTAGTGCTTGCTTACCGCAAGCCGCGCTTGCTGTCCGAAGGAGTTAAAAGTCAACAGAAAAATTGCCCTTTTCGGCAATTTTTTTTGCCCCACACGGTTTAGTCTTGTCCTACAATTAGTGTCTAAGCTAGCGCGTTTCACTAAATCTAGTGAATAAACTTGCTACAAATTAAAACCTGCTTTAGAGCAACTAAATCTGTTACCACCCTTTTTGCACGCTGTTATCGGGAGCTGAAATGCAATCTACTCAGGACATCACCATCAATCCAGCGCCGCAAGTACCGGCTTCGGCCGGCGCTGCCGGCGGCCTGGCCACTGCGGCCGGCACGCTGGGCGACTACCGCATCATCCGCCGTAACGGCGCCGTGGTTGCGTTCGAGCCCTCCAAAATCGCGGTCGCGATGACCAAGGCCTTCCTGGCCGTGGACGGCAGCCAGAGCGCCGTTTCCGCCCGCGTGCGTGAACTGGTGGAAGAGCTGACCAGCAGCGTGGTGAATGCCCTGGTGCGCCGCCAGCCATCCGGCGGCACCTTCCATATCGAAGACGTGCAGGACCAGGTGGAACTGGCCCTGATGCGCTCCGGCGAACACGATGTGGCGCGCGCCTATGTGCTGTACCGTGCCAAGCATATGGAAGAACGCCGCCTGAAGAAGGAAGCCGCCGGTGCCGCCACCGTCGCCGAGCCGCAGCTGCACGTCACCGAAAACGGCGCGCGCCGCCCGCTGAACATGCAGGAAGTGCGTGACCTGATCAACGCCGCCTGCTCCGGCCTGGAAAAGCACGTCGACGCCGACGCCATCCTGGCCGAAACCGTGAAGAACCTGTACGACGGCGTGCCGGTCGAAGAGCTGCACAAATCGGCCATCCTGGCCGCCCGCGCCCTGATGGAAAAAGACCCGGCCTACTCGCAGGTGACCGCGCGCATCCTGCTGCACACCATCCGTAAAGAGGTGTTCGGCAAGGAAGTGCCGCAGGCCAAAGCCGCCGCCGAGTACATCGAGTACTTCCCGAAATACATCGCCAAGGGCATCGAAGCCGAGCTGCTGGACGCCAAGCTGGCCGAGTTCGACCTGGCCAAGCTGGCCAAGGCCCTGGTGGCCGACCGCGACCTGCAGTTCGGCTATATCGGCCTGCAAACCCTGTATGACCGCTACTTCCTGCACGTGCGCGATGTGCGCATCGAAATGCCGCAGGCCTTCTATATGCGCGTCGCCATGGGCCTGGCCCTGAACGAGAGCGAGCGCGAAGCGCGCGCCATCGAGTTCTACCACCTGCTGTCGAGCTTCGACTTCATGTCCTCGACCCCGACCCTGTTCAACTCGGGCACCCAGCGTTCGCAACTGTCTTCCTGCTACCTGACCACCGTGTCGGACGATCTGGAAGGCATCTACGACGCCATCAAGGAAAACGCGCTGCTGGCCAAGTTCGCCGGCGGCCTGGGCAACGACTGGACCCCGGTGCGCGCCCTGGGCGCCCACATCAAGGGCACCAACGGCAAATCGCAGGGCGTGGTGCCGTTCCTGAAAGTGGTCAACGACACCGCCGTGGCGGTGAACCAGGGCGGCAAGCGCAAGGGCGCGGTTTGCGCCTACCTGGAAACCTGGCACATGGACATCGAGGAATTCCTCGACCTGCGCAAGAACACCGGCGACGACCGCCGCCGTACCCACGACATGAACACCGCGAACTGGATTCCCGACCTGTTCATGAAGCGCGTGATGGAAAAAGGCAGCTGGACCCTGTTCTCGCCATCCGACACGCCTGACCTGCACGACA
This region includes:
- a CDS encoding ribonucleoside-diphosphate reductase subunit alpha — its product is MQSTQDITINPAPQVPASAGAAGGLATAAGTLGDYRIIRRNGAVVAFEPSKIAVAMTKAFLAVDGSQSAVSARVRELVEELTSSVVNALVRRQPSGGTFHIEDVQDQVELALMRSGEHDVARAYVLYRAKHMEERRLKKEAAGAATVAEPQLHVTENGARRPLNMQEVRDLINAACSGLEKHVDADAILAETVKNLYDGVPVEELHKSAILAARALMEKDPAYSQVTARILLHTIRKEVFGKEVPQAKAAAEYIEYFPKYIAKGIEAELLDAKLAEFDLAKLAKALVADRDLQFGYIGLQTLYDRYFLHVRDVRIEMPQAFYMRVAMGLALNESEREARAIEFYHLLSSFDFMSSTPTLFNSGTQRSQLSSCYLTTVSDDLEGIYDAIKENALLAKFAGGLGNDWTPVRALGAHIKGTNGKSQGVVPFLKVVNDTAVAVNQGGKRKGAVCAYLETWHMDIEEFLDLRKNTGDDRRRTHDMNTANWIPDLFMKRVMEKGSWTLFSPSDTPDLHDKVGKAFEQAYLGYEAKAAAGEIRVSKKIEALDLWRKMLSMLFETGHPWITFKDPCNIRSPQQHVGVVHSSNLCTEITLNTGPDEIAVCNLGSVNLPAHMKEGKLDHVKLQKTVRTAMRMLDNVIDINYYAVEKARNANMRHRPVGMGVMGFQDCLHMMRVPYSSNEAVAFADTSMEAVCYYAYLASTELAEERGQYASYKGSLWDRGILPQDSVKLLAEERGGYLEQDLSSSMDWAPVRERIAKFGMRNSNCVAIAPTATISNIIGVSACIEPTFQNLYVKSNLSGEFTEINAYLVRDLKARGLWDEVMIADLKYFDGSLSKIDRVPQDLRDIYATAFEVSPTWLVEAASRRQKWIDQAQSLNIYMAGASGKKLDETYKLAWLRGLKTTYYLRTIAASHMEKSTSKTGALNAVAVSPAAVSAAPAAAASATTPEVAEGAACYLRPGDDGFEECEACQ
- a CDS encoding sigma-54 dependent transcriptional regulator yields the protein MSSPRVLVVDDEADLRELLEITLVKMGLDVDSAENLQQARGFLTRHEYALVLTDMRLPDGLGLELVREVSAACKNTPIAVVTAFGSAENAVVALKAGAFDYVSKPVQLDQLRVLVQSALKVNQAPPPAAPSQGPARSRLRGNSAVIQALRAQIGRLARSMAPIAITGESGSGKELAAREIHAQSSRAERPFIAVNCGAIPEALMEAEFFGYRKGAFTGASDERDGFFQAAHGGTLMLDEVADLPLAMQVKLLRAIQERRVRKIGATAEEPVDVRIISATHQDLARCVEEGKFRQDLFYRLNVIELSLPPLRERLDDLPELTGAILERLGSFGGTPVLGAGVLEALRAYSFPGNVRELENILERALAFSSDGVIDAADLALKGAAPGRAAPPPNQMAASDPLVPAGSAAPAGPHAAPATAPVPVSTAPAPQAAAAPAAEAPPDAAPLAASPATPALPPPPPLDVLPSNLPDYLAQIERDIILRALAQTQFNRTQAAQLLGISFRQLRYQMQKLNIQEPEA